Part of the Hirundo rustica isolate bHirRus1 chromosome 3, bHirRus1.pri.v3, whole genome shotgun sequence genome, AGGAAGAGTTAAataactaaaataataataataataataaaataaaaaaaattaaaaaggaataatgataacaaaaccaaacaagtgatgcacaaaGCGATTGCTCACGCCCACTGACTGATGCCAGACTCCATCCCCAAATCCAGATCAGCTCTCCTTCTGGGTAACTTCTCTAGTTTATATAGTGGGCATGATGGTTTAGGGTATGAAAACATCCCTTTGACCAGTTCAGATCACCTATCCCAGCCATGTTCcttcccagttttccttttgtgggtctcctcactggcagaacatgagacacaaaaaaagtttttagGATGAACATGActtagcaaaaaaaacccaaaaacaaaagctttcagtgtgttatcaacattattctcatgcTGAatcaaaacacagccctgtactgagaagaaaataactcTATCTCAACCAAAACCAGGACAGTCATTAACTCAAGACAGCTGACTACAAAACACAGACTGCATTTTTTTATGTAGTTttgatttataaaaaaataaaaacaagccaaaaaatCTTTAAGACGTTCCAGAACTCTCAATCTTTCATTACATGTtgcaaagaagggaaaaaaagtattgcTCTAAAATAATGCCCTTCAACCTTAACCTGTAATAGCTctttcaataaaattaaaaaggactGAAAGACCCCATTGCATCATCTATATACTCAACTTACTGTTATCACTGGGATCCAGCTTCTTTCTCTGGAAGTGGCTCCTAACTCACAGCACATCCATTTGCTGCCTTGGTCCTGCAGCTGGGTGAGATCCAGGCTAGGATCAGCTGCAGGCATTCATTCAGTGAGGTTCTCAACATTTCCCCATGCTCTCAGAAGAAGCAAGAGCACCTGTGAATAACAAATTACTAGCACTATTTCCAGAGACTGTTACTGGAAGTTTTCctccctgggaagggaaaagaaacatcCACATCTTTCTTGAAGGCCAAGAAGTGAACTGCAGCAACTTTGGCTACAGTAGTGAACTTGGCAGTGCCTTGGGCTGCCTTCCTTGCAGCAGTGTCAGCTGGGAGCTCACACATTGCCACACCTGGTCGTTGCAAAACCCTGACTGCTCCTCCAGGAAGTGCCAAAGCCAAACCTTCTCAAAAGtctcttcctttcttcacaAAACCACCCGTGGGAAGAGGCTTTTcttaagagagaaaacagaatgtGCCTTTACCTCCCAAAAGCCACCTGAAAGGACAGTTGTGGTCAAGACAGATGCATGTAGAATGACCCCACTGGTCCTCTCAGGACAGCAGCCTCCAAACTGATGCCCTCACCCAGCTGTGTGTCAGATCCCTTCGGCGCAGCTGGGAAAGGTGTGAGATGGTGGAGATGTTTGACAACAGCTCAGGGAATACTGTTTGTCAGGGCTTTTTAGAAGTGTTCTGGCGTGGAAGATCAcgaaagaaaataaaagctgggcAACAACATGCTCCCCCATcagctttgaaattaaaagaaatggtACCAACTGTGTCAGTGGAGTGAGAAAGCCAAGAGTAGGGCGAGAACCCAAGAGCAAACTCAGCAATGCACAAGGCTGAGGTTGTTCAGTCAGAAAAACATGGGCTTCATCTGTGTCTGGCCTCTCAGCcttgcccaggagcagcagaaaggcaACACTATTTATTAGcaaccttaaaaacaaaacaaaacaaccacacccaccaccacaacaacaaagacaacaacaaaataaccaccaaaacccccctAGAATATGCATTtctttggggtgtttttccaCTGTAAATCGTGCTGATATGTCTGGAGGAAGAAGCTATCTACCCCAAAGGATTTATTGATTATTTTAAGCATTcgcagcaccagctgctcccAACTCTCAACAGCTAAAAGGGTTATGAGTGGGAGGCTTAGGCTGAGGCAATTTGAAGATGGCTAATATAATGTAAAAAGCAAATGTAGTGATTTCCAGGCTGCTGGTTGGTTCTTATGGCACAATGGGATCTATGCCACCTGAAAAATGTTCCTGAAGAGACCTGATCTGTTCGCAATACCAGAAGGGTTCTTACAGCAATACTTACACTGGGgtgcagctccacaggctgAGAACTGGGGGGAGCTGGCAGTGTCCTTGTCTGTCCAGGGGAAGCTCTCTCACCTCGACTGAGCACAGtgcagcagagggacagaaaagATGCTGTTTCACAGCATCCCACTTGAATTTTCCAGTCATGCCAACCACAACCTGTCCTGAACCCAAGTGTGTGAGATTGAGGAAGGCTCAGGCTGACTAGGGATCAGTGGGATAGGAAGTTTTAGTTCTCAACATTTCATAAGGCTTTTTCCCTCTCATCAAGGAAAGGAAGAGTGATTAGTTTATTATATGATGCCTACTGACATACAGTTAAATAATGGATCTTAGACAGCAGTAGCCATTTTGCATTAAGACAATGCAATGACTTGTTCTGAGGGTTTCCACCACTTTCTGAATTTCCATAGGCATTTTTGTCTTgtggaacctgctcctgggctcAAACGTCTATTATAACACATATTAATGAAAAGTAAGTAGTTTTATTATGTTTAGCTATGATTTTTAGATACTGGAATCCAggagttttcttttaaactgaaaaagtaCAGAGAGGTAAGCAACATGCAAAAGGAGCAGAAGTTACTGCTGGTTTGTAGGAATTAACTTCCTCTGCCTATTCTAGTACCACTTGTAAGATTTCTGggcatttcagctgaaaatattcGGAACACTAAGGGCATAATTTCTCATTCAAAGAGAGCAGAAAGGTGGcaatactgaaaataaatcttgaTGTTACCATTTAGTGAAGGAGATACTGTTCCAAGCAGACATTAGTTATATATGACTCCAGAGAGTCTAGTGGCTCTTAGCATCTAACTCAAAATCAGGACTGCATAACCTCATTTTGAGATGAGCTCATCTCAGGCCCACTTCCAGTTACCATGCACAATGACTTACCTAACATAAAAGATCTTAGCTGCATGATCAGCTTTGTTCAAATAAATTCATTcgaggaaataaataaataaacaaataaataatctaTCCAGGCAATTCCCCAGTTCTCAAATTCTTCATTCTAGGAGCaagatctttctttttctgagttGGCAGCCCTTCAATTCCAGCCCCTCTTGCCCCCAGTTCACACTGCATGTGCTGCATCTGTGCATTCTAATTTATTGAAATTTTTGCCACCCTTCAGACTCTGAACAAAGCAGCTTTCAGCTTTACAAGTAAGCTTTAACATACTTCAGCCCTTAATGAGTGAATCACATTTCACTGCAACTGGAGATACTGTTTGTAGTTAATATGAAACCAAGGAACAATGTTAGGAGTCCAGGATGCTCATTTACAAACTCTAATTCCCAGAAGtgaaacaaagggaaaacagcTCAACTACTAGAATTTCCATCATTgttaaaagagggaaaaacaacaaaaagtgGCTCTGACATCAATCCAGCATATATTAAAGTTGTCAGGAAATTTGCAATGGTTGAGCCAGATTTACTCAAAGATGTTTATGAAAACTGGTAATATGCCAGAACTACATGCATACTCAGCTAAAATGATATAAAAATGCATGTGTTTCATAGTTATCACTACAAATGACTCTACATTTGCTTAAATGAAATAGACTTAGTCTCCATAAATTTTCATGCCCTATTCTTTTGTCTCTGGCCTGTGAGCATAGCTATTTCTCAATTGCCTTATATTGgttcactaattttttttccaatggcaGTATCAAtgcatttaataaataaatattttctcaaacCATCTCCCCAGTAATCCTTTAaatttcaggtgaaaaaaaaaaaaaaaaaaagaacaaacgtggagcaaaacaaaatgcagcacATGGCTAGATCGTACAACTAATATACAGAAAGGTTTATCTCACATGATTTAATGGAAGCCAGCACAGACATCATTTGGTGTAAATAACTGACGTCTTGGTAAAATTTATAATACCCAATTTGTGGCACTAAACTTTGTTTTACTCCGCTAAGTAAATTCAACTGGACGTGTTTCTACACGTTCAAACATTCATTTGCAAAACACTTATAGAGAATCACAGTAAATGCTCAggtctggctgctgctctgggaagctGGATAACAACAATACAAGAGCAACAGTAGGTGGCCGAGACACCGTAAGCATTGTAAAGATTTACCCTTCCCTTTCCGTCCATAATTACTATACGCTTGgcctctccagcccctcctcgCCTCTCCCAACACCGAGAGCTCGGAAGAGATCCAGGCACGGCCATGCCCGGAGCGGGGAGGGCTGGAGCGGCCCCGGGGACGGGAGGCCGGGGGACGCTGACAAAGGATGCTGcctctgtgctccctccctcctATTCCACCTCGTACATTGGCAGCGGCTGGAAAGGTCGGATCTATCTGAATTACCGCCTGGGAAGGGATGAAATCGTCAAGTCCATGCACGGACCCAGCCGCTCCTCTCCGGTTCGCCGGCGCAGGGAGCCGGAGCAACCTCTGcccgggccgcggccgcccgcACCGCCCCATCCTCCTCCCGCCGTCCCCGTCTCTCCCCGGGAGCACCGCTCCCGCCGGCGCGCTGGCCGGCACCGCTGCCAtctgtccccagcagccacGGGCTCGCCCCCGCCTGCTCGGTCCCCTGCCTCCGCCGCCTCGCCGGATCCGCCGCTCTGCGTTTCGCCCGGAGCCGAGGTGTCGGCGACTGCTCCGAGGAGCGAACGCGTGGCGGACACGGGCTCTCCGCACGGCGACCGGCCCGCCATCCTTACCTTAGGGACACCGAGACACGGACACCGccgggctgggacagcccaACGCGAAGCTACCAAGGTCCAAAGGCTACCGCAACACAAGAGTcttttattcaaataaataaaaatgaacttttatGTACAAATATACAAAACCATTACGCACATTTTATAAAGTAGccagaaatctttaaaaaaaccgCGAGGGTGGAGGCAGGACGCCCACAGCCGGCgccctccctcccagcacccGGGCACCGGCGGGCGGAGGCCGGCGCCGCTCCTTTGTCCCTCGCCCCGAGGATCGGCTCCGGGCCAGGGGCTCCGctgcccggcccccgccgccacCCGCCCGGGCTGCCAGGGCGCCGACAACACCACAAGGAGCACGACATCGCGGACGGCGGCCCCACCTCCCCCCGGTCCCGGCGGGGCTCAGAGGGTGCCCAAGTGCGGCAGCGTCTCCAGCCGGTCGGGGTGGTCGCGGCCGGCCGCGCTCTCCACGCCGCGCAGCCACTCGGTGCATTTCCGCACCAGCCCCTCGTCCGCCGCGGcccccgcctcctcctcctcgtaCTCCTCGTCGTCGTAGCGGTGCCGGTCGTTGAGCAGCGAAACCTTCAGCAGAGCGCGCAGGTcgccgcgccgggccggggcggctCTGCCGGCGGGGGAGGGCGCGGGCTGCCCCCGCTGCCGCTCCAGGCTGCGGCGCTGCAGCACCCGGATGGCCTCCGGGGGCAGGCTCAGCGAGAAGcgccccgccgcctcccccggcGCCCCGCCGAGGCTCTCGCAGGAGCGGCTGCCCGCCCCCGGCGCCGCCGGGCGGCCCCGCGGCTGCGGCGGGGCGGGCTGGGGCCGCGCCGCCCTCTCGGCCGGCGGTCTCcgcggcggcggccgctgcAGGGacgagcagggccaggagctggagaggggcccCGGCCGCTCCGGGGGCGCCCCCCGCGCCTTCCTCGCCGCCTTCTCCTCTGCGGGCCGAGGCGCTGCCTTCTTGGGGGCCGAGGCGGTGGCCGGCGGCTTCTTGGGCTGCGCCCGGGCGGCAGCGGGGGAAGCGGAGGGGGTCGGCAGGATGGCCGGCAGGAGGGGCGGCAGCGTGGCGGGGCGCCCGGGAGTTCCCTCCGGCTCGTCGCTGCGGGCCCAGGGGGGAGCGGAGCGCGCTCCGGGCAGGGCGGCGCTTCTCCCCGCGGGCGGGCAGGGCCCCGCGGCGcgccggggctgcagccccatgGCCAGAGGCGGACGAGGAGCCCCGGCCGCCGGTGCGGAATGCGAGCTCCCTCCGCGCCGACAGCCGCCGATTTTCCCTCTCGATAAGCCGTCCCCCTTCCCGCCCTTCGCCCGCCCCGGGAACACCCTTTCCCGGCGCGGGGTGGGCGTGCGGGCGGAGACGGGGGTCGTGCCGGCACTGGCCGCCCTCCCGAACGAGCCGCGCTGCTCGGACTCGATGCGGCGCTACTCCGGCGCCTTTCCCCGCTCCTCTCCCGCCCGCCCTACAGCCGAACCGAAGTAAAGAAGGGGATGGCGGGGCTCACGCCCCGAGAGCAAAAAGGCTCCAAATTCCTCCCGAAGTCCTCAAGCGTCCTCAAGCTTGAAAAGGCAATATTCTAAAATCGTTAAACTCTCCTGCCGTCTTAAAAACATGAATGATACTTTCGAGCTCCTTGATTACTTGAAGTATCGCGAATAAGGGCAGGCAGACAGGACAAGAGACAGACACACTCAGACCTAAGGCTGACACAGACTTTGTGGACAAGCGCTGCCTGGTTTAGTAACGAAGAGTACAGTCCAGAGATCCTTCTTCTAGCGTCAATGGCTCCTGTGACAGAGCTAAAGCACAGCCCCCGTCTgaggtgttttgtttggggtttgggctTTTGTGATGCCCAAGACAGCAATTTCCTATCTTTTCAAGGACTGAGCCAACAACAGAGGTTTGGAGAGCTTTCATGGAGTAATAAGTAAACATAGTTCCTATGGATCTAAGATGATTACCATCACTCCAAAATTTATCCATAGAAGTCATGATATATAATTTCTACAGCATTTACTTCAAAGTACTGTTTTAATTAGGGTACAAAAACTTTATCAAAAAATGGGTAGTATGTATGTAATCCACAGGGACAGATCTTCACACCTGAAGTTCCACACTATCATAATGGGTATTACTATACTGTGAAGATTCCCCAACTGTGAGCTCATGGAATACTCATACACAGTAAACAAAGACAGGATGCGAAGGAGCAAAAGATACAGGCAAAACAACACAGACTGTGTGCTCTGTATGCAGATGGAGGAAGTAAACCCTCAAATgttcaggagaggaaaaaaaccaaggaagGCACATGATGTAAGTAACAGACCAAAGTGCATATGAAAGCATACCAACACATGGAACCTTTGGTTCTTGAACCCATTGTCTCTGGGTGATTTAAGTGTTAACAGATGAgtggataaataaataaatattgaataaCCAATGTAATTCTAATGAAAGACTACAGTGAAGGCGATTGTGTACCACCGGAACTGGTGGGTGATGGACAAAACCAGCTCTGAAGCACATGAAGGGCTGGCTTTGAAGCactggtggggtggggtgggatgtcCCCAGGCAGCTGAGGTCAGCAGCAGCGCCTGGGGAAGGGGCAGTCACTTCCAGGATGACGCCCATCACTGCCTATGCACATCCTACTTCATCTTCAATGCAAGCTGAAAACTAAAAGGAACTAAAAATTCACCCACGGGTGCCCCAGCACCCaagggctgtgggcagagctggaacagTTGTCCCTACATCACAGAGCACTAGCAAGCCCAAGAGCCTGCTGTGGGGCCAGGACTACCTGGCCCTCCCTATCACCAGCAGGAAGGATGCCTCTGTGGCCATTTATTGTACTGATCAGTTAAAAGGTGTGGCTTAGTTGGAAGTCTAGTTGTGAAATAACGCAATCACTATGTACACAGCTTCCCCAAAAGTTGTTGCTATGTTTTGCAACATACAGTGAGATTTAACAGGAACATACTGTCCCTCAAATTGTCTCTTTAGCCTGAACTTTGAATACTAAAAACACTGAGGTTTTCCCCTTCCTGACACTGCAGATCATGTATTTTCAAAGCCATTCCTTCTCAATTTGTGgatcaacagaaaaaaaaaaaaaaatcagaatcaaCTCAGTTTTGAACACACTTAAGTAAGCACATC contains:
- the PRR18 gene encoding proline-rich protein 18, which gives rise to MGLQPRRAAGPCPPAGRSAALPGARSAPPWARSDEPEGTPGRPATLPPLLPAILPTPSASPAAARAQPKKPPATASAPKKAAPRPAEEKAARKARGAPPERPGPLSSSWPCSSLQRPPPRRPPAERAARPQPAPPQPRGRPAAPGAGSRSCESLGGAPGEAAGRFSLSLPPEAIRVLQRRSLERQRGQPAPSPAGRAAPARRGDLRALLKVSLLNDRHRYDDEEYEEEEAGAAADEGLVRKCTEWLRGVESAAGRDHPDRLETLPHLGTL